Proteins encoded by one window of uncultured Methanobrevibacter sp.:
- the hdrC gene encoding CoB--CoM heterodisulfide reductase subunit C: protein MSIIDNLKSLFKRDKDDEEQGIDDLKSKNTKVTSSNNFDKSIVSGTKTTEPMVKIRVSSNNNEDMTFKKDVKTSGTSDVTEKEEITSKIDDAEEKTEILEELEILTEVDSNMSEEVSEDENDTTETEDESTDESEEVVNDKKVENEISKINDKKRDNMTLLTDKELLTDANRDKEFTAEFIDAGIETVKHCFQCGTCGGGCPSGRRTPYKVRQIVRKCLLGLKEEVISDDALWMCTTCYTCQERCPRSVKIVEIIKKARNIAAHAGYMATAHKKTGLFVIKTGHGVPINDKTKELRSKIGLSELPATTHAFPEALEEVQKICKITAFDELIGYDEATGDLKE from the coding sequence ATGTCTATTATTGATAATCTAAAATCTCTATTTAAACGAGATAAAGATGATGAAGAACAAGGTATTGATGATTTAAAATCAAAAAATACTAAAGTTACATCTTCCAATAATTTTGATAAAAGTATTGTTTCTGGGACTAAAACTACAGAACCTATGGTTAAAATTAGGGTTAGTTCTAATAACAATGAGGATATGACTTTTAAAAAAGACGTTAAGACTTCTGGAACTAGTGATGTTACAGAAAAAGAAGAAATTACTTCTAAAATTGATGATGCTGAAGAAAAAACGGAAATTCTTGAAGAACTTGAAATTTTAACTGAAGTTGATTCAAACATGTCTGAAGAAGTTTCTGAAGATGAAAATGACACCACTGAAACTGAAGATGAATCAACTGATGAGTCTGAGGAAGTAGTTAACGACAAAAAAGTTGAAAACGAAATTTCAAAAATTAATGATAAAAAGAGAGATAATATGACTTTATTGACTGATAAAGAATTATTAACCGATGCAAATCGTGATAAAGAATTTACAGCAGAATTCATTGATGCTGGAATTGAAACAGTAAAACACTGTTTCCAATGTGGTACTTGTGGTGGAGGTTGTCCTTCTGGAAGGAGAACTCCTTATAAAGTAAGACAAATTGTAAGGAAATGTTTACTTGGATTAAAAGAAGAAGTAATTTCCGATGATGCTTTATGGATGTGTACTACTTGTTACACTTGTCAAGAAAGATGTCCTAGAAGTGTAAAAATCGTTGAAATCATTAAAAAAGCACGTAATATTGCTGCTCATGCAGGTTACATGGCTACTGCTCACAAAAAAACTGGTTTATTCGTAATTAAAACTGGTCACGGAGTACCTATCAATGATAAAACTAAAGAATTAAGATCTAAAATCGGTCTTTCTGAGTTACCAGCTACTACTCATGCATTCCCAGAAGCTTTAGAAGAAGTACAAAAAATATGTAAAATCACTGCTTTTGATGAATTAATTGGTTATGATGAAGCAACCGGAGATTTAAAAGAATAA
- a CDS encoding archaeosine tRNA-ribosyltransferase produces the protein MFKLIEKFEIKSHDGPGRIGKLNNKTTPGLFLKNEIKIAPSEGSAYNVDKEIAEFNVKETLRLAKENVDTCNVATIQGSKYIDLRIDCLKQLEKIGYNGFIIANSDELLLHPRDLIEIIVTLRKNMHPTSYLIFSFAEPSFMPLLSYIGIDGFLADSSNYYSYLNVLLTPTKTYELETYPIYENITQKELEEKNRETLNFVIKEIQTHMKNSSLRNLVEERSLTNPQNVSALKILDKQYNNYLLEYTQLF, from the coding sequence ATGTTTAAATTGATTGAAAAATTTGAAATAAAATCACATGATGGCCCCGGAAGAATCGGAAAGTTAAATAACAAAACAACACCCGGATTATTTTTAAAAAATGAGATTAAAATAGCACCCTCTGAAGGATCAGCATATAATGTTGATAAAGAAATTGCTGAATTTAATGTTAAAGAAACCCTAAGATTAGCTAAAGAAAATGTAGATACCTGCAATGTAGCTACCATCCAAGGATCAAAATACATTGATTTAAGAATAGATTGTTTAAAACAGCTTGAAAAAATAGGTTACAATGGGTTTATAATAGCAAATAGTGATGAATTATTATTACATCCAAGAGATCTTATTGAAATTATAGTTACTTTAAGAAAAAACATGCATCCAACAAGTTATTTGATTTTTTCATTTGCAGAACCTTCATTTATGCCTCTTTTATCATACATAGGCATTGATGGATTTTTAGCTGATTCCAGCAATTATTATAGTTATTTGAATGTATTACTAACCCCAACTAAAACATATGAACTAGAAACTTACCCAATTTATGAAAATATTACTCAAAAAGAACTTGAAGAAAAAAATAGGGAAACTCTTAACTTTGTAATTAAAGAAATTCAGACCCATATGAAAAATAGTTCATTGAGAAATTTAGTTGAAGAAAGATCTTTAACTAATCCCCAAAATGTTTCTGCTCTAAAAATTTTAGATAAACAATACAATAATTATCTTTTAGAATACACACAATTATTTTAA
- the dph5 gene encoding diphthine synthase, with translation MFLKFYIMFYLVGLGLFDAKDISLKGLECLKNVDKIYAEFFTSRLFGSSFDEIEAQIGKKIEVLVRNEVEEESKFLKEAEELDVALITGGDPLIATTHSDFLVQCSKMGIDYEVIHGSSILSSAPAISGLQGYKFGKVTTIPFPDHNFYPKSPYVAIEENLAMDLHTLVLLDIQAHKDRYMTINQGLEYLMNIKNSLNRDGAINENSLAIGIARVGSKDVVVKAGTIDELISHDFGGPLHCIVIPSKLHIVEAEYLVEIAGANKNILDEI, from the coding sequence ATGTTTTTAAAATTTTATATTATGTTTTATTTAGTTGGATTAGGATTATTTGATGCGAAGGATATTAGTCTTAAAGGTTTGGAATGTTTAAAGAATGTTGATAAAATTTATGCAGAATTTTTTACATCAAGATTATTTGGTTCAAGTTTTGATGAAATTGAAGCTCAAATTGGTAAAAAAATTGAGGTTTTAGTTAGAAATGAGGTTGAAGAAGAAAGTAAATTTTTAAAAGAAGCTGAAGAGTTGGATGTTGCATTGATTACTGGTGGTGATCCTTTAATAGCTACTACTCATAGTGATTTTTTAGTTCAATGTTCTAAAATGGGAATTGATTATGAAGTAATTCATGGATCTTCAATTTTATCTTCTGCACCTGCTATTTCTGGACTTCAAGGTTATAAATTTGGTAAAGTTACAACTATTCCATTTCCAGACCATAATTTTTATCCAAAATCCCCCTATGTGGCTATTGAGGAGAATTTGGCTATGGATTTGCATACTTTAGTTTTACTTGATATTCAAGCTCATAAAGATAGGTACATGACTATTAATCAAGGTTTGGAATACTTGATGAATATTAAAAATAGTTTAAACCGTGATGGTGCAATAAATGAAAATAGCTTAGCTATTGGGATTGCAAGAGTTGGTTCTAAAGATGTTGTTGTAAAAGCAGGCACTATTGATGAATTAATTAGTCATGATTTTGGAGGTCCTCTTCATTGTATTGTAATTCCTTCTAAACTACATATTGTTGAAGCAGAATATTTGGTGGAAATAGCTGGAGCTAATAAGAATATTCTTGATGAAATTTAA
- a CDS encoding class I SAM-dependent methyltransferase family protein, translating into MKSIKVPLKELNNTRKKLMEKQLMNMDYKIKTQNEYGFIPINSTEFESEYEIVDTTLEPIKRYPKNITELLKNDLSSKEIEDLKTSFDIIGDIVIVEIPQNLEDKKSKIGQATLDFTKRKSVYMKKSAIHGTIRIRDLELIAGENNPITIHKEHGTRLKLNVKEVYFSPRLATERKRVSDSVRENENILDMFCGIGPFPIVIAKNNNVKITAVDINENAIKYLNENIRLNKLHNIKTICGDINEVSKHLNEKFDRIIMNLPGLAYEFLDLAMKLISDNGIINYYEFSDSYGQGIERLQKAAKKENKKIEILNTRKVKSSSPGMWHIAIDAKVTS; encoded by the coding sequence ATGAAATCAATTAAAGTTCCATTAAAAGAATTAAATAATACAAGAAAAAAACTAATGGAAAAACAACTAATGAATATGGATTATAAAATAAAAACTCAAAACGAATATGGTTTCATACCAATAAATTCTACGGAATTTGAAAGTGAATACGAAATTGTAGATACTACCTTAGAACCAATAAAAAGATATCCTAAAAACATAACAGAATTACTTAAAAATGATTTAAGTTCTAAAGAAATAGAAGATTTGAAAACATCTTTTGATATAATTGGAGATATTGTAATTGTAGAAATTCCCCAAAATTTAGAAGATAAAAAATCAAAAATTGGACAAGCTACATTAGATTTTACTAAACGAAAATCTGTTTACATGAAAAAAAGCGCAATACATGGAACTATACGAATTAGAGATTTAGAACTTATTGCTGGTGAAAATAACCCCATAACTATTCATAAAGAACATGGAACCAGACTAAAATTAAATGTTAAAGAAGTTTACTTTTCACCAAGACTAGCTACTGAAAGAAAAAGAGTAAGTGATAGTGTAAGAGAAAATGAAAATATTTTAGATATGTTTTGTGGAATTGGACCATTTCCAATTGTAATAGCTAAAAATAATAATGTGAAAATTACCGCAGTAGACATTAATGAAAATGCAATTAAATATTTAAATGAAAATATTCGCCTAAATAAATTACATAACATTAAAACTATCTGTGGAGATATTAATGAAGTCAGTAAACATTTAAATGAAAAATTCGACAGAATTATAATGAATTTACCAGGGCTTGCTTATGAATTCCTAGATTTAGCTATGAAATTAATATCAGATAATGGAATTATAAATTATTATGAATTTTCTGATTCCTACGGACAAGGAATAGAACGTTTACAAAAAGCGGCAAAAAAAGAAAATAAAAAAATCGAGATTTTAAATACTCGTAAAGTTAAATCCAGTAGTCCTGGAATGTGGCATATTGCAATTGATGCTAAGGTAACTTCTTAG
- a CDS encoding CPBP family intramembrane glutamic endopeptidase has protein sequence MLLLFVLPPQVLTLPAIDYILSSINNLVAFGILILIAKKIGLYLDIPWNIKGTYKGLLLGIPVLLFSLVQLSGILEATLDYTISFNVLGVVFGLIYCVAIALWEEFLCRGIILTNMLKKWGDSKEGIVKAVVLSAFIFGGAHIITGFGGDWLGTAIQIVYASFMGLLFGAIYIKTKSLASTVLLHFILNLTAYILPYIMPNFQSMNGLMFILSIFAFVCIWVIETYLLIDDVAKKLP, from the coding sequence ATCTTGTTACTTTTTGTATTGCCTCCACAAGTACTTACTTTGCCTGCAATTGATTATATTTTGTCTTCAATAAATAATTTGGTTGCTTTTGGTATTTTGATTTTAATAGCTAAAAAAATAGGATTATATCTAGATATTCCATGGAATATAAAAGGAACATATAAAGGATTATTATTAGGAATTCCAGTTTTATTATTTAGTTTAGTTCAATTATCTGGAATCTTGGAAGCAACTTTGGATTATACTATTTCATTTAATGTTTTAGGTGTTGTATTTGGTTTAATATATTGTGTTGCAATAGCTCTGTGGGAAGAATTTTTATGTAGGGGAATTATTCTTACAAACATGCTTAAAAAATGGGGTGATTCTAAAGAGGGTATAGTTAAAGCAGTAGTATTGTCTGCATTTATATTTGGTGGTGCACATATTATCACTGGATTTGGTGGAGATTGGTTAGGTACTGCTATTCAAATAGTTTATGCCTCTTTTATGGGATTATTGTTTGGAGCTATTTATATTAAAACAAAAAGTTTAGCTTCAACTGTACTTCTGCATTTTATATTAAATTTGACAGCTTATATATTGCCTTATATAATGCCTAATTTCCAATCTATGAATGGATTAATGTTTATATTGTCCATATTTGCATTTGTATGTATTTGGGTTATTGAAACTTACTTGTTAATTGATGATGTGGCTAAGAAGTTACCTTAG
- the mtnA gene encoding S-methyl-5-thioribose-1-phosphate isomerase codes for MKTLEWEDNKLKLIDQTKLPDELIYVYCNNYEEVIVAIKDMIVRGAPAIGVAAAFGMALADLHGENLENAAREIKAARPTAINLFWAVDRVLNSDDPLEEALTMYKEDIDTNLAIGRHGAEIIEDGDTILTHCNAGALACVDYGTALGVIRSAFHQGKNIDVICDETRPRGQGARLSVWEMQQENIPVKLIPDVASGYLMSQYKINKVVIGADRIAKGGVVNKIGSLMVALAAHHFHVPFYVAAPLSTFDKEASVFDTQIEERDGDEVRYYGGCRICPKGTEVINPAFDIIPKELITGIITENGIIDPI; via the coding sequence ATGAAAACACTCGAATGGGAAGATAATAAATTAAAGCTTATTGATCAAACTAAACTTCCAGATGAGTTAATTTATGTCTATTGTAATAATTATGAGGAAGTTATTGTAGCTATTAAAGACATGATTGTTAGAGGTGCTCCAGCAATTGGTGTCGCTGCTGCTTTTGGTATGGCATTAGCTGATTTACATGGTGAAAATTTGGAAAATGCTGCAAGAGAAATTAAAGCAGCAAGACCAACTGCTATTAATTTATTTTGGGCTGTAGATAGGGTTTTAAATAGTGATGATCCATTAGAAGAAGCTTTAACTATGTATAAAGAGGATATTGATACTAATTTAGCTATTGGGAGGCATGGTGCTGAAATAATTGAAGATGGAGATACTATTTTGACACATTGTAATGCTGGAGCATTAGCTTGTGTTGATTATGGTACTGCTCTTGGAGTTATTCGTTCTGCTTTTCATCAAGGAAAAAATATTGATGTAATTTGTGATGAAACACGCCCTCGTGGTCAAGGAGCTAGATTAAGTGTTTGGGAAATGCAACAAGAAAATATTCCTGTTAAATTAATTCCTGATGTGGCTTCTGGTTATTTAATGTCTCAATATAAAATTAATAAAGTTGTTATTGGTGCAGATAGAATAGCTAAAGGGGGAGTTGTAAATAAAATTGGTTCTTTAATGGTTGCATTAGCCGCTCATCATTTCCATGTGCCTTTTTATGTAGCTGCTCCATTGTCAACTTTTGACAAAGAAGCTTCTGTATTTGATACTCAGATTGAGGAAAGAGATGGTGATGAAGTAAGATATTATGGTGGATGTCGGATTTGTCCTAAAGGAACTGAAGTTATTAATCCTGCATTTGATATTATACCAAAAGAACTTATTACAGGTATTATAACAGAGAATGGAATTATTGATCCAATTTAG
- a CDS encoding amino acid ABC transporter ATP-binding protein, with product MNLLEIKNLKKSFGENEVLKDISLDVNKGEVLCIIGPSGSGKSTLLRCITNLETQDSGVIDFDGTFGLVFQDFNLFPHHSVMKNITNAPIKVQKRNKEDVYKDARDLLKKLDLSDKEDAYPCELSGGQQQRVSIARALAMNPDILFFDEPTSALDPELTGEILKVLKNLAVEKMTMVIVTHEMSFAKNVADTIIFMDDGVIVEKGTPEEVFASENPRMKEFLGKFYD from the coding sequence ATGAATTTATTGGAAATTAAAAATCTTAAAAAAAGCTTTGGTGAAAATGAAGTATTGAAAGATATTTCTCTTGATGTTAACAAAGGTGAAGTTTTGTGTATAATTGGACCTTCTGGTTCAGGTAAATCTACATTACTTAGATGTATAACTAATTTGGAAACTCAAGATAGTGGAGTTATTGATTTTGATGGAACATTTGGTTTAGTGTTCCAAGATTTTAATTTATTTCCTCATCATTCAGTCATGAAAAATATTACTAATGCACCTATTAAAGTTCAAAAAAGAAATAAGGAAGATGTTTATAAAGATGCAAGGGATTTACTTAAAAAATTAGATTTAAGTGATAAAGAAGATGCTTATCCTTGTGAATTGTCTGGTGGTCAACAACAGAGGGTGTCTATTGCAAGAGCTTTGGCAATGAATCCGGATATTTTATTCTTTGATGAACCAACATCTGCACTTGATCCAGAATTAACTGGTGAAATTTTAAAAGTATTAAAAAATTTAGCAGTTGAAAAAATGACTATGGTCATTGTTACACATGAAATGAGTTTTGCTAAAAATGTTGCAGATACAATTATTTTCATGGATGATGGTGTTATAGTTGAAAAAGGAACTCCTGAAGAAGTATTTGCTTCTGAAAATCCTAGGATGAAAGAATTTTTAGGTAAATTCTATGATTAA
- a CDS encoding amino acid ABC transporter permease has protein sequence MLLSTVIAELCGGMITSIEIFLLTLLFSLPLGLVVAWGRMSKFKPLRWLMKVYISIMRGTPLMLQLIVVFFAPYYIFGASLSPDYRMFSVIIAFSINYAAYFAEIYRGGIEAIPKGQYEAAKVLGYNKIETFFIIILPQVFKIVLPSITNEVITLVKDTSLSFVIAIPEMFTVAKQIAASEASIAALLIAGAFYYIFNVIVAFVMEYIEEKLSYYD, from the coding sequence ATGTTATTAAGTACAGTAATTGCTGAATTATGTGGAGGTATGATTACCTCCATAGAAATTTTTTTACTTACATTGTTGTTTTCACTTCCTCTTGGGCTTGTAGTAGCTTGGGGAAGAATGAGTAAATTTAAACCTTTGAGATGGTTAATGAAAGTGTATATCTCAATTATGAGAGGTACACCATTAATGTTACAATTAATTGTAGTATTTTTTGCACCATATTATATATTTGGAGCATCATTATCACCTGATTATAGGATGTTTTCTGTAATTATTGCTTTTTCAATTAATTATGCAGCATATTTTGCTGAAATTTATAGAGGTGGAATTGAAGCTATTCCTAAAGGACAATATGAAGCTGCAAAAGTATTAGGTTATAATAAAATAGAAACATTTTTTATAATTATTTTACCACAAGTCTTTAAAATAGTCCTTCCTTCAATAACAAATGAAGTAATTACTCTTGTAAAAGATACATCTTTATCATTTGTAATAGCTATTCCAGAAATGTTCACAGTAGCTAAACAAATTGCTGCTTCAGAAGCTTCAATTGCAGCATTACTTATTGCTGGTGCATTTTATTATATATTCAACGTAATTGTTGCATTTGTAATGGAGTATATTGAAGAAAAATTAAGTTATTATGATTAG